In Verrucomicrobiales bacterium, one genomic interval encodes:
- the ligD gene encoding non-homologous end-joining DNA ligase, producing the protein MSLTQYQSKRNFERTREPRPRRAARAKESRFVVQKHAASRLHYDFRLEIDGTLKSWAVPKGIPLRKSEKRLAVQVEDHPVSYIDFEGTIPQGEYGGGTVLVWDKGTFHMGNVDPIKAHRDGKLSFSLAGTKLKGDWHLVRLKDATQWLLIRAGDDMKPVSKKADNTSAKSGKSMEALAQQGLAAKPGRAHATSPGKAPKRGAARKRVRGAIASFIPPMLAKPLKAVPQGEWFYELKFDGYRALILKQGDQIQLLSRNEKDLAIRFSEIAEAAKSIRAEEAIIDGELVALDERGHSSFRLLQSYAIGTQSPPLAYYAFDLLELEGKSLRDQPIEVRKATLKELIPPSGMIHYSPSLGGDASLLLKEMRKHRLEGVIGKRVGSRYEPGTRSGTWIKLKITQSQEVVIGGYTDPQGTRPHFGSLLTGVHRAGKLIFSGKVGTGFDDAVLELLKAKMDALSTARCPFVNLPEKHRGRYGQGITPSEMKRCHWVKPSLVCQVTFHEWTRDSKMRHPAFLGLRDDKNARDVVREMP; encoded by the coding sequence ATGTCTTTAACCCAATATCAGAGCAAACGAAACTTCGAGCGGACTCGGGAACCCCGACCTCGCCGGGCTGCACGCGCGAAAGAATCGAGGTTTGTTGTGCAAAAGCACGCAGCCTCGCGGCTTCATTACGATTTTCGACTGGAGATTGACGGCACGCTCAAATCGTGGGCGGTGCCTAAGGGTATCCCGCTGAGAAAATCCGAAAAACGTCTGGCGGTACAGGTGGAGGATCACCCGGTTTCGTACATTGATTTCGAGGGCACCATTCCTCAGGGGGAGTATGGCGGGGGCACGGTGTTGGTATGGGACAAGGGCACGTTCCATATGGGCAACGTCGACCCGATCAAGGCGCATCGCGACGGCAAACTCAGCTTCTCGCTAGCGGGAACCAAGCTGAAAGGCGACTGGCACCTGGTTCGGCTCAAGGACGCAACACAGTGGTTACTGATCAGGGCGGGTGATGATATGAAGCCCGTGTCCAAGAAGGCGGACAACACCTCAGCCAAATCGGGCAAAAGCATGGAAGCCCTCGCCCAGCAAGGCTTAGCTGCGAAACCCGGAAGAGCCCACGCAACCAGCCCAGGAAAGGCTCCCAAACGCGGCGCAGCACGGAAACGAGTGCGGGGCGCGATCGCTTCGTTCATTCCTCCCATGCTGGCCAAGCCGCTAAAAGCGGTTCCTCAGGGTGAGTGGTTCTACGAGCTGAAATTCGATGGCTATCGGGCCCTGATCCTTAAGCAGGGTGATCAGATTCAATTGCTCTCCCGGAACGAGAAGGACTTGGCCATCCGCTTTTCTGAAATCGCGGAAGCGGCGAAATCGATTCGCGCGGAAGAGGCCATTATCGATGGAGAGCTGGTGGCGTTGGACGAGAGAGGTCATTCCTCGTTCCGGCTCCTGCAGTCCTACGCCATCGGAACGCAGAGTCCTCCGCTGGCCTATTATGCTTTTGATCTATTGGAGCTAGAGGGGAAAAGCCTCCGCGATCAACCCATTGAAGTCAGAAAAGCGACACTCAAAGAGCTGATTCCCCCCAGCGGAATGATTCACTATTCACCCTCACTCGGCGGAGATGCCTCACTGCTGCTCAAGGAAATGCGCAAGCATCGCCTTGAGGGCGTCATCGGCAAGCGCGTGGGTTCCCGGTATGAGCCAGGCACGCGTTCAGGAACCTGGATTAAACTCAAGATCACCCAATCACAGGAAGTGGTGATCGGTGGCTACACCGATCCACAGGGCACCCGCCCCCATTTTGGATCGCTTCTGACCGGAGTTCATCGAGCCGGAAAGCTCATCTTCTCCGGCAAAGTTGGAACGGGTTTCGACGACGCAGTGCTGGAGCTCCTCAAGGCCAAAATGGATGCGCTGAGCACCGCCCGATGTCCCTTTGTGAACTTGCCCGAAAAACACCGGGGGCGGTATGGGCAGGGTATCACGCCTTCCGAGATGAAGCGCTGCCATTGGGTCAAGCCCTCGTTGGTATGCCAAGTCACGTTTCACGAGTGGACCCGCGATTCGAAGATGCGACACCCGGCATTCCTTGGGCTGCGCGACGATAAAAACGCCAGGGATGTCGTTCGCGAGATGCCATGA